In Hoeflea ulvae, one genomic interval encodes:
- a CDS encoding HalD/BesD family halogenase codes for MESPVFRANCRKAYEDHGILVMPQFVTQPAIEAIQAEGRENETKVFASTSKHTVYLSPQDPDFAPDHPRNRLVVSSKGCITDDLMPQESALRMLYNAPEFRDFLCEVLGEKALFEYADPLSSINLHFAKTGQELGWHFDNSSFAITLMVQPPESGGQFEYVNAVRDADAGEMNFDAVADILDGRTEVEQLNAEAGTLVFFRGRNSMHRVAPNEGDRTRMLAVLAYNTEPDVSLSEAARMTFYGRTG; via the coding sequence ATTGAAAGTCCTGTCTTTCGTGCCAACTGCCGCAAAGCATACGAAGACCACGGCATTCTGGTGATGCCGCAATTCGTCACCCAGCCAGCGATCGAGGCAATTCAGGCCGAGGGGCGCGAGAACGAGACCAAGGTTTTCGCCAGCACCTCCAAACACACGGTCTATCTCAGCCCGCAGGACCCGGACTTTGCCCCCGATCACCCGCGCAACCGGCTTGTCGTATCGTCAAAAGGCTGCATCACCGATGATCTGATGCCGCAGGAGTCTGCGCTCAGAATGCTCTACAACGCGCCGGAATTCCGCGATTTCCTGTGCGAAGTCCTCGGCGAGAAAGCGCTTTTTGAGTACGCCGATCCGCTGTCGTCGATCAATCTCCACTTCGCCAAGACCGGCCAGGAACTCGGCTGGCATTTCGACAATTCGTCCTTCGCCATCACCCTGATGGTGCAGCCACCTGAAAGCGGCGGCCAGTTCGAATATGTCAACGCCGTGCGCGATGCCGATGCCGGTGAAATGAACTTTGACGCGGTTGCCGATATTCTCGATGGCCGGACCGAAGTCGAGCAATTGAATGCGGAAGCCGGCACGCTGGTGTTTTTCCGCGGTCGCAATTCGATGCACCGCGTCGCGCCAAACGAAGGCGATCGAACCCGCATGCTCGCCGTGCTCGCCTACAACACCGAGCCGGACGTCTCCCTGTCCGAGGCTGCGCGCATGACCTTTTACGGCCGAACCGGCTGA
- a CDS encoding antitoxin MazE family protein: protein MATPVNQRVKKRRDVLRAAGFRPVQICMPDTRRPDFAEECRRQSQNVAAADAADRYLDAFMDVALS, encoded by the coding sequence ATGGCAACGCCGGTCAACCAGCGGGTAAAGAAGCGCCGAGACGTTCTTCGCGCTGCCGGCTTCCGGCCGGTGCAGATCTGTATGCCGGATACGCGTCGCCCGGATTTCGCGGAAGAGTGTCGTCGTCAGTCGCAAAACGTAGCCGCAGCCGATGCTGCTGACCGCTATCTCGACGCCTTCATGGATGTAGCCCTCTCCTGA
- a CDS encoding ferric reductase-like transmembrane domain-containing protein — translation MSALLVQPLLASGYLPGLEGARGKRAHRWIGSFLIAAVVAHVAGLWITSPPDVVDALLFRSPTPFSAWGVIAMWAVFATALFVALRRRLKLRPRNWRRAHMSLALIIVVGSIVHALLIEGTMETISKSFLCAMAFAATLKGVASLWGWGGLRR, via the coding sequence ATGTCGGCCTTGCTCGTTCAGCCGCTGCTTGCATCCGGCTATCTGCCGGGCCTTGAGGGCGCGCGGGGCAAGCGCGCGCATCGCTGGATCGGCAGTTTTCTGATCGCGGCGGTGGTGGCCCATGTGGCGGGGCTCTGGATTACCAGCCCGCCGGACGTTGTCGACGCCCTTTTGTTCAGATCACCGACGCCGTTTTCTGCATGGGGCGTCATTGCCATGTGGGCGGTCTTTGCCACTGCACTTTTTGTTGCCTTGCGCCGGCGTTTGAAATTGCGTCCGCGAAACTGGCGCCGCGCGCACATGTCGCTAGCGCTGATCATTGTCGTGGGAAGCATTGTCCATGCATTGCTGATTGAGGGGACGATGGAGACCATTTCGAAGTCCTTCCTGTGTGCAATGGCTTTTGCGGCGACGCTCAAGGGTGTTGCCAGCCTGTGGGGATGGGGCGGCCTCAGGCGTTGA
- a CDS encoding twin-arginine translocation pathway signal produces the protein MLLTAAAGAVVTAGMPGLLVPARANGLAATPTMRGGANNYLPGAAIVERIGGGGFWMTGTVRRAGDGAPLAGQRIQIWAHTTEGNERDPHSHGATLTDANGEFRLEMPQIVPAFGQAHGHLAYDDAEFETVFLRPVMSSPNDTSLSADFVLQPAV, from the coding sequence ATGCTTCTGACCGCCGCCGCAGGCGCAGTGGTGACCGCCGGGATGCCCGGCCTGCTCGTGCCAGCCCGGGCAAACGGCCTCGCGGCCACACCCACAATGCGGGGTGGAGCCAACAATTATTTGCCCGGAGCGGCGATTGTCGAGCGGATCGGCGGCGGTGGTTTCTGGATGACAGGCACCGTGCGCCGCGCCGGTGACGGAGCGCCGCTCGCCGGTCAACGCATCCAGATCTGGGCGCATACGACCGAAGGAAACGAGCGCGACCCGCACAGCCATGGCGCCACCCTGACCGATGCAAACGGGGAGTTTCGCCTCGAAATGCCGCAGATTGTGCCTGCCTTCGGCCAGGCCCACGGTCATCTGGCCTATGATGACGCTGAATTCGAGACGGTCTTCCTGCGTCCGGTCATGTCGAGCCCGAACGATACCAGCCTCAGCGCGGACTTCGTTCTGCAGCCTGCGGTCTGA
- a CDS encoding type II toxin-antitoxin system VapC family toxin, producing MNGYLFDTDVISLLAPGRSGVPESFVPWAENQDRLGQLYLSAVSVHELEKGVRLLEAKGASRKARSLEGWLRSLVLHYADVILAVDAEVAQVSGELEARAIAGGFNSGASDAMIAGTAHHHGLMLVTRNVKHFEPFEIAVTGVEGVGL from the coding sequence GTGAATGGCTATCTGTTCGACACCGACGTGATCTCGTTGCTGGCGCCGGGGCGCTCCGGCGTGCCGGAGAGTTTTGTACCCTGGGCCGAAAACCAGGACCGGTTGGGACAGCTGTATCTGTCCGCAGTGTCGGTCCATGAACTTGAAAAGGGCGTGCGACTTCTCGAAGCCAAGGGCGCCTCCCGCAAGGCGCGATCGCTCGAAGGCTGGTTACGGTCGCTGGTCCTGCACTATGCCGATGTCATTTTGGCCGTGGATGCAGAGGTGGCGCAGGTTTCTGGCGAACTGGAGGCAAGGGCGATAGCCGGCGGCTTCAATTCCGGCGCTTCGGACGCCATGATCGCCGGCACGGCGCACCATCACGGACTTATGCTGGTGACACGGAATGTAAAACATTTCGAGCCGTTCGAAATTGCGGTGACGGGGGTCGAAGGGGTGGGCTTGTAA
- a CDS encoding PaaX family transcriptional regulator C-terminal domain-containing protein — protein MRTPDPIARTITARLVALQAAQRLSAWSLIITFLGDAIGPRGGEVSAGSLQSLMQRLGIGHGAVRTAISRLSADGWIERSREGRNSFYRLSPGVAETVLSAERRIYAASSLLPAETPRCLVIAAAPLSDDTRQAVEAAGALQLTPQLLLAFAPATGLPSALRLPGATLADAPLLTPGAALRSQLSEARQATEINVLRKAYLPVRAALDRGSPAATGDAMALRCLMIHEWRRIALRVLAVPADLVPADDPEPETRALIAAIYALLLPASEAWLDANATTPSGPLPAADQRLARRFGAP, from the coding sequence ATGCGCACGCCCGATCCGATTGCCAGAACCATCACCGCCCGCCTCGTCGCCCTTCAGGCCGCGCAGCGGCTGTCGGCCTGGTCGCTGATCATCACCTTTCTCGGCGATGCCATCGGTCCGCGCGGCGGCGAGGTGTCGGCGGGCAGCCTGCAGAGCCTGATGCAGCGGCTCGGCATCGGCCATGGCGCGGTCCGCACGGCGATATCGCGGCTGTCCGCCGATGGCTGGATCGAGCGCTCGCGCGAGGGTCGCAACAGTTTCTACCGCCTGTCCCCCGGCGTGGCCGAGACGGTGCTGTCGGCCGAACGGCGGATCTATGCCGCCTCGTCACTGTTGCCGGCGGAGACGCCGCGCTGTCTGGTCATCGCCGCTGCCCCCTTGTCCGACGACACCCGGCAGGCGGTTGAGGCTGCCGGCGCACTGCAGCTCACCCCGCAGCTGCTGCTGGCATTCGCGCCCGCAACCGGCCTGCCCTCTGCGCTGCGCCTGCCCGGCGCAACACTTGCCGACGCGCCGCTGCTGACGCCTGGCGCAGCATTGCGCAGCCAGTTGTCCGAGGCGCGGCAGGCCACGGAGATAAATGTCCTGCGCAAAGCCTATCTGCCGGTTCGCGCTGCCCTTGACCGTGGTTCGCCCGCTGCGACCGGGGATGCCATGGCGCTCAGATGCCTGATGATCCATGAATGGCGGCGCATTGCGCTGCGGGTGCTGGCCGTGCCGGCCGATCTGGTGCCGGCGGACGACCCCGAACCTGAAACCCGTGCGCTGATTGCCGCAATCTATGCGCTTCTCCTGCCTGCCTCCGAAGCCTGGCTCGACGCCAATGCCACCACCCCGTCGGGTCCGCTGCCGGCCGCGGATCAGCGGCTGGCCCGGCGCTTCGGCGCCCCGTGA
- a CDS encoding DMT family transporter, with amino-acid sequence MRDLQPEPTNPRTHTSAGIILMCTGVACLCVNDALAKTLTDHYSPLQIQFLRNAIALPFAILIAFRMGGGAALRSHRPVAHLFRGSLWIGATFLFFTSIKYMGLAEATALVFVAPLFITALSALILREQVGWKRWLAVLIGFAGVLIAVRPGTSAFQTVSLLPIATAFVYALLMLSARWVDSRESVWTLLLYMTATGALLSLFIVPFAWTPVRPQDYWLFAAVAIFGTAGMTMMTQAFRFAPAVVVAPLDYSAIIWATLLGWLFWNEIPDALTFVGAAVIIASGVFIIWREHRAAA; translated from the coding sequence GTGAGAGACTTGCAGCCAGAACCGACCAATCCACGCACCCACACCTCGGCGGGCATCATCCTGATGTGCACAGGCGTTGCCTGCCTCTGCGTCAATGACGCGCTGGCCAAAACCCTGACCGATCATTATTCGCCGCTGCAGATCCAGTTCCTGCGCAACGCCATCGCCCTGCCCTTTGCCATTCTCATCGCCTTCAGGATGGGCGGCGGTGCGGCGCTGCGCTCGCACCGTCCGGTGGCGCATCTGTTTCGCGGCAGCCTCTGGATCGGCGCCACCTTCCTGTTCTTCACCTCAATCAAATATATGGGCCTGGCCGAAGCCACCGCGCTGGTCTTTGTGGCGCCGCTGTTCATCACCGCCCTCTCAGCGCTGATCCTGCGCGAGCAGGTCGGCTGGAAGCGCTGGCTGGCGGTGCTTATAGGCTTCGCCGGCGTGCTGATTGCCGTGAGGCCCGGCACTTCCGCCTTCCAGACCGTCTCGCTGCTGCCGATTGCCACCGCCTTCGTCTATGCGCTTCTGATGCTATCGGCCCGCTGGGTCGACAGCCGCGAAAGCGTCTGGACGCTGCTCTTGTACATGACCGCCACCGGCGCCCTCCTCAGCCTGTTCATCGTGCCCTTCGCCTGGACCCCGGTCCGGCCCCAGGACTATTGGCTCTTCGCCGCCGTCGCCATTTTCGGCACAGCCGGCATGACCATGATGACCCAGGCTTTCCGCTTCGCCCCCGCCGTGGTCGTAGCTCCGCTCGACTACTCGGCCATCATCTGGGCCACACTGCTCGGCTGGCTGTTCTGGAACGAAATCCCCGACGCGCTGACCTTTGTCGGGGCCGCGGTGATCATCGCCAGCGGCGTGTTCATTATCTGGAGGGAGCATCGGGCGGCGGCCTAG
- a CDS encoding DUF938 domain-containing protein, whose product MTDQDPRLSSPAALRNRDPIAGLLRDVLPDSGTVLELASGSGEHVIHFARLFPDLVWQPSDPSPDARASIAHWITTEPISNVLPPLDIDASSESWPVARADALIAINMIHISPWTATQGLLKSAGRLLPAGAPLILYGPYRRRGLPLVPSNVEFDASLRARNPEWGIRLLEDVQDLAGQSGLTLTLTTELPANNLGVVFTRQ is encoded by the coding sequence ATGACAGACCAGGACCCGAGACTTTCCAGCCCGGCCGCTTTGCGCAACCGCGATCCCATCGCTGGCCTGCTGCGTGATGTCCTTCCAGACAGCGGAACCGTGCTGGAACTTGCCAGCGGCTCGGGCGAACATGTCATCCATTTCGCCAGGCTGTTCCCGGATCTCGTCTGGCAGCCCTCCGATCCCTCGCCGGACGCCCGCGCCTCGATCGCGCACTGGATCACGACCGAGCCCATTTCCAATGTGCTGCCGCCGCTCGACATCGATGCCTCAAGCGAAAGCTGGCCGGTCGCGCGCGCCGATGCGTTGATTGCCATCAACATGATCCACATCAGCCCCTGGACGGCGACACAGGGCCTGCTCAAATCCGCAGGCCGGTTGCTCCCCGCCGGAGCCCCGCTCATTCTCTACGGCCCCTACCGGCGCCGGGGCCTGCCGCTCGTTCCCAGCAATGTCGAATTCGACGCCAGCCTGCGCGCCCGCAACCCCGAATGGGGCATCCGCCTGCTCGAGGATGTGCAAGACCTTGCCGGGCAGTCCGGACTGACCCTGACCTTGACCACCGAACTCCCGGCCAACAATCTCGGCGTGGTGTTTACGCGGCAGTGA
- the yghX gene encoding YghX family hydrolase — MTRLTAKDFDPKLLELYDFYAHGMITKRQFLDGAAKFAVAGMTATTILGMMSPDYALAEQVSFNDPDIMPEYIMYPSPNGHGEVRGYLVRPAGAEGKLPAVVVVHENRGLNPYIEDVARRLAKAGFMALAPDGLTSVGGYPGNDTEGRELQRTVDSEKLMNDFFAAVEFMMAHEGSTGNVGITGFCYGGGVANAAAVAYPELKAAVPYYGRQPAAEDVPKIQASLLIHYGELDERVNAGWPAYEAALIANDKDYQAFIYEGANHGFHNDSTPRYDKAMANLSWDRTLAHFKMHLG, encoded by the coding sequence ATGACACGTCTCACCGCCAAGGATTTCGATCCAAAACTGCTTGAACTCTATGATTTCTACGCCCACGGAATGATCACAAAGCGTCAGTTTCTTGATGGTGCTGCGAAATTCGCCGTCGCCGGAATGACCGCCACGACCATTCTTGGCATGATGTCGCCCGACTATGCACTGGCTGAACAGGTATCCTTCAACGATCCTGATATTATGCCTGAATACATCATGTACCCGTCACCAAACGGCCACGGGGAAGTGCGCGGATATCTGGTAAGGCCTGCCGGCGCCGAGGGAAAACTGCCCGCGGTTGTTGTGGTCCATGAGAACCGGGGACTTAATCCCTACATCGAGGATGTGGCACGCCGTCTGGCAAAGGCCGGCTTCATGGCGCTGGCGCCCGATGGCCTGACCTCCGTTGGCGGCTACCCGGGAAATGACACCGAAGGCCGTGAGCTGCAGCGCACTGTCGACAGCGAAAAGCTGATGAACGACTTCTTTGCCGCTGTCGAGTTCATGATGGCCCATGAAGGCTCGACCGGCAATGTCGGCATCACCGGCTTTTGTTATGGCGGCGGCGTTGCCAATGCGGCCGCAGTTGCCTATCCGGAGCTCAAGGCCGCCGTTCCCTATTATGGCCGCCAGCCTGCTGCCGAAGATGTCCCGAAAATCCAGGCCTCCCTGCTGATCCACTATGGCGAGCTGGATGAACGCGTCAACGCCGGCTGGCCGGCCTATGAAGCGGCTCTGATTGCCAATGACAAGGATTATCAGGCCTTCATCTACGAAGGCGCAAACCATGGCTTTCACAACGACAGCACCCCACGTTATGACAAAGCCATGGCCAACCTGTCCTGGGACCGGACGCTCGCGCACTTCAAGATGCACCTGGGATAA
- a CDS encoding type II toxin-antitoxin system Phd/YefM family antitoxin, with translation MSSVGVKDAKAGLSALVDDAASGEFVTITRHGKPAAVLVSVEAAEAAKRELGKGRPSLVAHLMRFPADLDSDDAVFARNRAPSREIDL, from the coding sequence ATGTCGAGTGTCGGGGTGAAGGATGCCAAGGCCGGGCTGTCAGCGCTTGTTGATGACGCCGCGTCGGGTGAATTTGTGACCATCACTCGCCACGGCAAACCGGCGGCGGTGCTGGTCAGCGTCGAGGCGGCGGAGGCGGCGAAACGCGAATTGGGCAAGGGCAGGCCGAGCCTTGTTGCGCATCTCATGCGGTTTCCGGCTGATCTTGATTCCGATGACGCGGTGTTTGCGCGCAACCGGGCGCCCTCGCGCGAGATCGACTTGTGA
- a CDS encoding D-amino acid dehydrogenase — MRVVVMGAGVIGVTTAYYLAKGGADVVVLDRQSGPGLETSYANAGELSYGMTSPWAAPGVPVKALKWLFMKRRPLFIWPLISPTMWKWGLQMLANCNDESYRVNKSRMVRISNYSRDVMPELIAETGIDYDGREQGTLQLFRNAKQMKDSRADQEILAEYDSPYEVLGRDACIAVEPALAEVRNKFVGGLRLTADRTGDCRMFTMALAEKCAEMGVEFQYGQSIRAIAVENGRIAGVDTEIAGRIEGDAYVCALGSFGPRLLKPIGVNLPVYPVKGYSVTLPVTDDAFAPQSTIMDETHKVAITRLGDRIRVAGTAEIAGYSNRLGPHATDTVKHVISDLFPKGGDISGAEGWTGLRPMTPDGTPVLGPSRYDNLFLNTGHGTLGWTMACGSGRAVADVVLGNKPEIDFDGLTAERYG; from the coding sequence ATGAGAGTTGTCGTCATGGGGGCCGGCGTGATCGGCGTCACCACCGCCTATTATCTGGCCAAGGGCGGCGCCGACGTCGTGGTGCTTGACCGGCAATCCGGGCCGGGGCTGGAAACCAGCTATGCCAATGCGGGAGAGCTGAGCTACGGCATGACCTCGCCCTGGGCCGCCCCCGGCGTGCCGGTGAAGGCGCTGAAATGGCTGTTCATGAAGCGCCGGCCGTTGTTCATCTGGCCGCTGATCAGCCCCACGATGTGGAAGTGGGGGCTGCAGATGCTCGCTAACTGCAACGACGAGAGCTACCGGGTCAACAAAAGCCGGATGGTGCGGATCTCGAATTATTCGCGCGACGTGATGCCCGAGCTGATCGCGGAAACCGGCATCGACTATGACGGGCGCGAACAGGGCACGCTGCAGCTGTTCCGCAACGCCAAGCAGATGAAGGATTCGCGCGCCGACCAGGAGATCCTGGCGGAATATGATTCTCCCTATGAGGTGCTGGGCCGCGACGCCTGCATTGCGGTTGAACCGGCGCTGGCCGAAGTCCGCAACAAGTTTGTCGGCGGCTTGCGGCTGACGGCCGACCGCACCGGCGATTGCCGCATGTTTACAATGGCGCTGGCGGAGAAATGTGCCGAGATGGGCGTCGAATTCCAGTATGGCCAGTCGATCCGGGCGATTGCGGTGGAGAACGGCAGGATCGCCGGGGTCGACACCGAGATCGCCGGGCGGATTGAAGGCGACGCCTATGTCTGTGCGCTCGGCAGTTTTGGCCCGCGGCTGCTCAAGCCCATCGGCGTCAATCTGCCGGTCTATCCGGTCAAAGGCTATTCGGTGACGCTGCCGGTGACCGACGATGCCTTCGCGCCGCAATCGACCATCATGGACGAGACCCACAAGGTGGCGATCACAAGGCTGGGCGACCGCATCCGCGTGGCCGGCACCGCCGAGATTGCCGGCTATTCCAACCGCCTCGGCCCGCATGCCACCGATACTGTCAAACACGTGATCAGCGACCTGTTCCCCAAGGGCGGCGACATCTCCGGGGCCGAAGGCTGGACCGGGTTGCGGCCGATGACACCGGACGGCACGCCGGTGCTCGGCCCCTCGCGCTATGACAATCTGTTTCTCAACACCGGCCACGGCACACTGGGCTGGACCATGGCCTGCGGCTCGGGGCGGGCGGTGGCGGATGTGGTTCTGGGCAACAAGCCGGAGATCGATTTCGACGGGCTGACGGCGGAGCGGTATGGGTGA
- a CDS encoding DUF1194 domain-containing protein: protein MLRNGFVGSIALLLQAATAAQGEPVDMLLCLAADVSESVTAGEYDLQRQGHAAAIEDAEVVSIIAAGLHGKIAVLYVEWADQLQQHADVDWQIIGDPASARAVADKIRNSASPPWIGMSVRNTSTSQVVEYCLRRFQTAPAVARRRVIDISSDGTNNVGARIDRVRDLAVSQGVVINALAIEDSLAPFPDGTHTRPDGGLVRYFETNVVGGPGAFVQVAGGYASFGEMIRKKFILELASLN, encoded by the coding sequence ATGTTGCGAAACGGTTTTGTAGGTTCAATTGCGCTGCTGCTGCAAGCGGCTACCGCGGCGCAGGGCGAGCCGGTGGACATGCTGTTGTGCCTGGCCGCGGATGTCTCGGAAAGTGTCACGGCCGGCGAATATGACCTTCAGCGCCAGGGTCATGCCGCGGCGATCGAGGACGCCGAGGTGGTCTCCATCATCGCCGCCGGGCTGCATGGCAAGATCGCCGTATTGTATGTGGAATGGGCCGACCAGCTGCAGCAGCACGCCGATGTCGACTGGCAGATCATAGGCGATCCGGCCTCGGCGCGGGCCGTGGCCGACAAGATCCGGAATTCGGCCTCGCCGCCGTGGATCGGCATGAGCGTCCGCAACACCTCGACCAGCCAGGTGGTGGAGTATTGCCTGCGCCGGTTCCAGACCGCGCCGGCAGTGGCGCGGCGCCGGGTGATCGACATCTCCTCGGACGGCACCAACAATGTCGGTGCCCGCATCGACAGGGTTCGAGACCTGGCGGTGAGCCAGGGGGTGGTGATCAACGCGCTGGCGATCGAGGATTCGCTCGCTCCCTTTCCCGACGGAACCCATACCCGGCCCGATGGTGGTCTTGTGCGCTATTTCGAGACCAATGTGGTGGGCGGCCCGGGCGCCTTTGTCCAGGTTGCCGGGGGCTATGCCTCCTTCGGCGAGATGATCCGCAAGAAATTCATCCTCGAGCTTGCCAGCCTGAACTGA
- a CDS encoding PAS domain-containing protein, with the protein MSITTVSSLPDRSGLETSRPLLDAMAGAVYTTDRNGIITYFNPAAAGLWGREPEVGITRWCGSLRMRRLDGTPLPHDECPMAVCVKTGAAVGNQEILVERPDGAQKHVRISPRPIRDSAGQLIGAVNTIDDITDQRQSERDRDSSYKLTQSILRNSKDCIKLLDLDGTLRSINPCGCTSLELASQDDALGLNYFDFWQPGDREAARAAAGTAQRTGSGRFSAGFVSRSGKQTTWDEMLSLISDADGNPTGFLVISRDITAELNDAREKTRQLARQEALSEIGALALVEGSFQSFMDRTIARVAEVLEVPLAKILPFADQADHLWLAAGVGWKEGLVGKASVGVELASQCRLHPVGRRPRGGP; encoded by the coding sequence ATGTCGATCACGACCGTATCCAGCCTGCCCGACCGCTCGGGGCTCGAGACCTCGCGCCCCTTGCTCGATGCCATGGCCGGCGCCGTCTACACCACCGATCGCAATGGCATCATCACCTATTTCAATCCCGCTGCCGCCGGTCTGTGGGGGCGCGAGCCGGAAGTCGGCATCACCCGCTGGTGCGGCTCCTTGCGGATGCGGCGTCTCGACGGAACCCCGCTTCCCCATGACGAGTGCCCGATGGCGGTCTGCGTGAAGACCGGCGCGGCGGTCGGCAACCAGGAAATCCTCGTCGAGCGGCCCGATGGCGCGCAGAAACACGTGCGCATTTCGCCGCGGCCGATCCGCGACAGCGCCGGCCAGTTGATCGGCGCTGTCAACACCATCGATGACATCACCGACCAGCGCCAGAGCGAGCGCGACCGCGACAGCAGCTACAAGCTGACCCAGTCGATCCTGCGCAACTCCAAGGACTGCATCAAGCTGCTTGATCTCGACGGCACGCTGCGGTCGATCAATCCCTGCGGCTGCACCAGCCTTGAACTGGCCTCCCAGGATGACGCGCTCGGCTTGAACTATTTCGATTTCTGGCAGCCCGGCGACCGCGAGGCGGCCCGTGCGGCGGCCGGCACCGCCCAACGCACCGGCTCCGGCCGGTTCTCCGCCGGTTTCGTCAGCCGCTCGGGCAAGCAGACCACCTGGGACGAGATGCTGTCGCTGATCAGCGATGCGGACGGAAATCCCACCGGCTTTCTGGTGATCTCGCGCGACATCACCGCGGAACTGAACGATGCCCGCGAAAAGACCCGGCAACTGGCGCGCCAGGAAGCGCTGAGCGAGATCGGCGCGCTGGCACTGGTCGAGGGCTCGTTCCAGAGTTTCATGGACCGGACCATTGCCCGCGTGGCCGAGGTGCTGGAAGTGCCGCTGGCCAAGATCCTGCCCTTTGCCGATCAGGCCGATCACCTGTGGCTGGCCGCCGGTGTCGGCTGGAAGGAGGGGCTGGTCGGCAAGGCCAGCGTCGGCGTCGAACTGGCCTCCCAGTGCAGGTTACACCCTGTCGGTCGGCGGCCCCGTGGTGGTCCATGA
- a CDS encoding sensor histidine kinase, whose product MVHDLRSETRFEGPPLLHEHGVRGGMSITIPGTGQRPFGVIGVHDTQLRDFDEGQVAFLVTVANLIASCHRHHESAKRQTLLVREIAHRSGNMLQFVTSIFNQTVRNSESLSEAKAKFELRLAQMSKSNLLISNDGWTKSSLRDLVAQTLEPFEGRVQISGRDVILPADLCFDLGLVLHELATNSSKYGAFAGDEGEVSLSWVIETDAGKPQFVLTWSDGKRQPTAAMPSTGFGTKLIHQLIEAKWRGRVTTGLDPTFICRIALPLPAS is encoded by the coding sequence GTGGTCCATGACCTCCGGAGCGAGACTCGGTTCGAGGGCCCGCCGCTGCTGCATGAGCACGGCGTGCGCGGCGGCATGAGCATCACCATTCCCGGCACCGGCCAGCGCCCCTTCGGCGTCATCGGCGTCCACGACACGCAATTGCGCGACTTTGACGAGGGCCAGGTTGCCTTTCTGGTGACAGTGGCCAATCTGATCGCCAGCTGCCACCGCCACCACGAATCCGCCAAGCGCCAGACGCTGCTGGTGCGCGAAATCGCCCATCGCTCCGGCAACATGCTTCAATTCGTCACCTCGATCTTCAACCAGACGGTGCGCAATTCCGAAAGCCTGAGCGAGGCGAAGGCCAAGTTCGAGCTGCGACTGGCGCAGATGTCGAAATCCAACCTGCTGATTTCCAATGACGGCTGGACCAAGTCCAGCCTCCGCGACCTGGTGGCGCAGACGCTGGAGCCGTTCGAAGGCCGCGTCCAGATCAGCGGCCGCGACGTCATCCTGCCGGCGGATCTGTGTTTCGATCTTGGTCTGGTGCTGCACGAACTGGCGACCAATTCGAGCAAATACGGCGCCTTTGCCGGCGACGAAGGCGAAGTGTCGCTGAGCTGGGTGATCGAGACGGACGCCGGCAAGCCGCAATTCGTGCTGACCTGGAGCGATGGCAAGCGCCAGCCGACCGCCGCAATGCCCAGCACCGGCTTCGGCACCAAGCTGATCCATCAGCTCATCGAGGCCAAATGGCGCGGCAGGGTCACCACCGGACTCGACCCCACCTTCATCTGCCGGATCGCGCTGCCATTGCCCGCAAGCTGA